Below is a genomic region from Leifsonia sp. Root112D2.
TGTGCACGGAGAGATCTTCTCCCTACCCGACCACGCCGGCACGCCTGCGTCACGCGGATTCTGACAGGTGGAACCTGCGTCGTCGTACTTCTCTACTTCTCGACGTAGTGGCCACTGGCGCAGCTCAACTTCTGCTACACCTTCCGGCGCAGCTCCATATGCGCGATCAGCCGCGAGCCCGCTCGGGGATGCCACGCTCCCGATAGTCGGCGAGCACATCCTCCCAGGGGATCACACCGTTCGCGCGCGCCCAGACCGTCCACTCCTACTCGAGCTCGGTGACGAGGTCGGGCTTCTCCGCCGATCTGTCGCGCGTCTCCCCGCGACCTGCTTCGACGTCGTAGAGCTCCCACGCTCCGAGCGCCTCACGGACCAGCTTCCATGGTTCGCGGCGAATCGCCGCGTTGCCGATGTGCTCCCAGAAGAGCGCGGCGTGATCACGCGGCGGCAGCGTCTCGGTCTGGCGCAGATCGAGCTCGGCCTGCCGCTCGAAGCGTGCGGCACGGCGTGCGCGAAGTACAGGAAGAACAGCAATCCGGCGCCGGCCGAGCGCCGCACGAAGTTGACGGCATAGTCCGAGATGTCATCAGTGAAATAGTAGCCAGCGCCGGCATAGCTCTCGGTAGGGACCTGCTCCTCCCCGCGCATGAGGCGTGGCTGGAAGTAGCTGCCGCATCCGGGGAGAGATGCCACTTGCCGACGAGGGCAGTCGTGTATCCCCTCTCCTTGAGCCGCTCCGCCAAGTTCGGCGCCGCGGTGTTGAGGGCGCTGCGGTAGCCGTGCGGCCGATCGTCATTCGTGAGGATTCTTACGCCAACCGAGTGCGGGTACCTCCCCGTAAGGAGCGATGCCCGCGACGGACTGCAGCGCGGGGCAGACCCTCTGTGCCGGGTGAACTCATTGTTCGCGAGTCGTCGGTACGGCAGGCCGCAGTGCGGGCGTCTGCACGCTGATCGGAGCAGATTGTCGTCGCCGGCGTTCGGCCTACGGACATCGACGAATTTCTTGAGAGGCCGTGCAGCGGGGTGTCGGCTAGCCGGCCGCGCAGCGCCGCTAAAATTGGTGTATGTCCAACGAGCCGGCTTCTGACTGGGCCAGGCTACAGATGTTCGAAATACTTGCTGCGGAGTTTTTCGCTGTCGATGATGCTCTGCACTTCCCGAGTTTGAGTGAAGTGACCAGCGATAGCGAGAACTCAGCGGCACATTGGCTGCAATTCCTTCGAGTGGCGATGCTGCGAAAGTTCGACGCCAAGTGTGATCAAGTGCAGCTTTACAGGGTAGCCGGTGGTCTGCGGGCCTGCAGGCTCACGGACGACCCGGGTCTAGACAACGCAGCCGCAGCCATAGAGTAACAATTCAGCCAGTTCAGCGACGATGAAGCGACTTCGTGGAAGGCCCTTCTATCTTCGGGCGGATCCGACGCGTTCGACGACATGATCTACTGACGACTCCTCCATGCCGACGCAGATAAGTTCATGCGAACGGAGGCGATGCCCGGCGCCGACAAGCGACTCTCACTCTTCATTGGCGCGGCCTCCCTCCAAAAGGCCCTGGAGCTAGCGCTCTACAACGTAAGAGTATGCGTGGCGAACGGTTGGGTGGCTGTGCAACACGACGAATGGGAGGCCGGCGATCGCCGCTATCTTTCCGAAGCATCCATGGCCGCCCTCAGCGCCCTGAACACCCCCACGGACAAGCCCATCGAGGAGGTGATTTCGCTCCCAGAACTTGTCACGGCATAATCAAACCAACTGACCCGCACGGTGTCGAGAAACTCCACACTCAACGGGACGTGACCGGTTCTCAAGGTCGGGCACGAAGACGCCTATCGTCTGCGTCCGGCCAAGTGACAGGTTGCGCGCAGTAGCGCTCGGATTGAAGTCGAGCTCGTCAATCGCATTTCGCACCTGCTTGACTATCTCAGGATTCACCGTCGGATAACCGTTCAGAACGCGCGAAACGGTCGCCTTTGAGGCTCCAGCCAGCATGGCGACCTGAAGGATGGTCGCTGGCCGTTCACCAGACGGATTGCTGACCACTTTCTCCCCTACGCGGCGACGGTTCGGACCGTGACGGTCTTTCAAGGCCAGGACCAGCGTGCTGAATACGTCCGGACTGAGCCAGTTCTCACTGTCGAAATCGGGAAGCCGGTGACATCCCGGGAGAGCAAACTACGACGTTTCCCCGTCCACCAACTGCGAAGCGAGAGTCATCGGCGCGAGGACAGCTCCGCGTCGATTGCCGCGAATTCGGCTCGACCCAGATCGAGCTCAGTTGCGGCCGCGGAATCGACGGCCGACTCCGCCCTCCGGGTACCCACGATCGGGATAATTGTCGGCGAGAGGGCTAGCATCCATGCGAGCGCAATCCGCTGCACCGAGACTTTGCGATTGTCGGCCGCAGCAGCGAGCGCTGGTGAGAGTTCGCCCAGTGATCCAGATCGACTCGAACCGCCTAGAGGAGAGTATGCTAGGTAAGTCACGCCCGTGCGATCGCATTCGGCCACCATTGGCGAGTCATCGGTCTTGTGTGGAGAGAATTCATTCTGGACTGAGACGATGGCGCCCACCGACTGCGCGGCTCGCAGTTGTTGCGCGTTCACGTTCGAGACACCGATCATCCGGATCTTTCCCTCCTGTTGAAGTTCAACCAGGGTCTGCATGCTCTCTTCGATCGGTGTCGACGGGTCGGGGTGATGAAGTTGATACAGGCCGATGCGTTCTACTCGAAGGTGACGGAGGCTTGCTTCGCAGTGTGCTCGCAATGTTCTCGGGCGACCGTCGACAGGGAAGTCGCTAGGACCGGCCCGAAAGTGGCCGCCTTTCGTCGCCACGAGGACCTCGTCGCGCAGCGGATGCCCGGCGAGTGCCCGGGCCACGACATCCTCATTGTGGGATTCGTCAACCAACGTGGTGTAGGCGCGAGCGGTGTCGATCAAGCGGATGCCTGCATCCAGCGCTGCGTGGATCGTACGAATCGATTGATCGACGTCGAGGTGATCCGTTATAGACCAGTGGACCCCACCGAGTCCGATTGCGCTTACGGGCGTATCGCCCACGTGGCGTGTTTTCATTGCTTGGTTGCTCCTCATGATTCGTGGTTCGTGACTGGGGATAATTCGATGTCGTGCGCTCGGCGTCAACCCTGCCGATGATCATCGGGATAGACAACGCCGATCTGCGAGCGGATCTGGTCCATGGTTCGCATTATCTGGAGCGTCTCCAGTAGCGGCATCGCAGGGCTCTCGACTAGGCCGGCGCGCACGCAGCGGGCGACTTCATGTGCCTGATAGCGGAGTCCCTGTCCGATGCGCGTGTAGCCGTGTCTTTCCGTGCGGCCATCGGGCCAAATCACGCTGAACGACGATGGCACGTAGAACTTTCCATCGATCTCGACCCGGGCCTCGGTCCCGATGATCGCCGCGCGGTTCGTACCCTTGGCCTCGAGCGATGTCGTCAGAACAGCCTGACTCCCGTTGGCGTGGCTGAGAACCGCAGAGGTCTGCGAATCGACTCCGTTCGTTAGGCAGCCCACAGCTGCGATCTGCGAGGGCGACCCGAGCACCATTGAAGCGAACGAGACACAATAGACTCCGAGATCGAGGAGGGCCCCACCAGCTCGTAGAGGATCGAAGATGCGCTGGGATCCGTCTTCGACCCGGTCCGCGTGGTCAACGATCACTGTACGGACATCACCGAGGCCTCCAGCGCTTAGAAGCATTCGAAGATCCACGATGTGCGGAACAAACCGTGTCCACATCGCCTCCATCAAGAACACGCCGCCCTTCTGAGCCGCGGAAATGACGTCGAAAGCTTGTTCCGCGTTCACCGTGAACGGCTTCTCGACCAGTGTCGGTTTCCCTGACTGCAGAGCTAGGAGCGTCACATCGTGGTGTGCGCTCTGAATCGTTGCGATGTACACGGCGTCGATATCCGGATCGGCGAGAAGTTCGCCGTACGTGCCATAAGAGCGAGGAACACCGTGCGCTGCGGCGAACCGCGAGGCGTCTGCAGTATCTCGAGAAGCGACAGCAACGAGATCTGCATCTTCCAACAGCGCCAAGTCCTTAGCGAATTCGGCTGCGATGTAGCCGGTCCCCAGAATTCCCCATCGGAAGGGGGTATCGGTTTTGCCGGGCTGAGTCATCTCACTCCTTCAGGCTCGTCTCTCGTATCCGCCCGCGAACTGCAGCTGGAAGTGCGCCGACCGCTTCGACCAGGGCGTCGTAAGTAGCATTGACAGATTCATCGACAACCTTGCGTGCGGGATCATCGTCATGCCATTTCACGACCTCACGGGCGCCGATCCACAATGGCGTGCTGACCGAAAATCCTAGGACTAGAGCCTTGATCTTGGTGTTGTCGAACACGACCGAGTCCGATTTGGTGCCGAGCAGGGACTCCGCCAGCAATGGATCCACAGCGGCTATCGTTTCGGATGCGATGTGGACGATACGAGGCTCCTCGACTCCCGCAGCCGCACCGAAGATGCGGTAGATCTGATCCCACGTAAGCAGTTCGTCCGACGTGATGTGGAAGGTATCCCCGACCGCCTGAGGATTCCCGAGTAGCCCGACGAACGCTCGGGCGAAATCAAGGTGATAGGTCATCGTCCACAATGACGTGCCATCGCCATGGACGACGACCTCTTTGCCGCGCCTCATTCTGTCGATCTCGGTCCACCCTGCAAGCAACGGTACTGAGGTGTGGTCGTACGTGTGCAATGGCCGCACAATTGTTATCGGAAAGCCGGTGCGTCGATATTCTCCGACCAGGAAATCTTCGCAAGCGATCTTGTTCTGTGCGTACTTCCAACGAGGATTCTGCAATGGTGTCGACTCGGTGATCGGCTGGCGACGCGGTGGCGTCTGGTATGCTGATGCGGTGCTGATGAACACGTACTGCCCGATCCGGCCAGCAAAGTGTTCTACCATCGCCTCGACATGTTCAGGAAGAAAGGCCTGAAAGTCCACGACTACGTCGAATGTTCGATTCCGAAGCGCTCGATCAATCTCCGTGCGGTCGTGTACGTCTGCCGTGAGAAGCTCGGCCCCATCTGGCAGCGGCCGTTTCGTATTCAGTCCTCGGTTAAGGATCGTCACCTCGTCGCCTCTAGCTATGGCGAACCTGCAGCACGCCGTGCTCACTATGCCGGTGCCACCGACGAACAGAACTTTCATCAGGCCGGCGTCAACTCGTCGACCACACGGCGCGGTGCCTCAGCGCGGAGGCTTTCGCTCAAGGTCGCGACTCGTTCGCCATCAAGCAGCATGTACACCGGATAGCCGAAGTCGGTGGATCGGTAGAACTCCTTCAGCTTGTCTGCGAGAGCATCCAACTCCTGAACAGTGCGGGACCATCGTTCGACGAAGCGGGACTCGACCGGCTGACCAGCGCGATCCTGATCCACCAGATGACGCGTGAGGAATACTCCCTGCACCGACAGCTGGAAGATCTGAACGTAGCGACGGAACAGATCCCATGCCTCCACCAATTTGGCCGCCCCGAAGGAAGACAACGCTGGATGACCGATCGCCAGCCGTCTCCCTAAAGCTATGACCTCCCTCATCGCCTCATCTTCCGATTCCACGATTCCCCAGACGTTCGTCGCGTCGGAGGAGAGGGCATCTCTCGCTGTCGGATCCCAATCCATCAGCCCGTCCTTGACCTCGCCAACCCATACTGCGTCGGCCATGCTTACCGGTACGCAGCTCGACTCGGAGAAGACACAGTCGTTGACGAATAGGGAGCGAGAGATTATGGGCCAGGTCCTCCCAATGATCTCCTGTGCCCAACCGGCGAGATCATCGATGTCCGCGTCGCTGGCTCCCGGAGCGACGATCGTTTGTTCCTCGAGCCAGTTCCGATAGATGCTTCGATCCGTTGTCGAAAGATCGCGGGAGAGAGCGGCGCCGCCGGCCACATTGATCCAATTGAGTGTGTC
It encodes:
- a CDS encoding SDR family oxidoreductase, giving the protein MKVLFVGGTGIVSTACCRFAIARGDEVTILNRGLNTKRPLPDGAELLTADVHDRTEIDRALRNRTFDVVVDFQAFLPEHVEAMVEHFAGRIGQYVFISTASAYQTPPRRQPITESTPLQNPRWKYAQNKIACEDFLVGEYRRTGFPITIVRPLHTYDHTSVPLLAGWTEIDRMRRGKEVVVHGDGTSLWTMTYHLDFARAFVGLLGNPQAVGDTFHITSDELLTWDQIYRIFGAAAGVEEPRIVHIASETIAAVDPLLAESLLGTKSDSVVFDNTKIKALVLGFSVSTPLWIGAREVVKWHDDDPARKVVDESVNATYDALVEAVGALPAAVRGRIRETSLKE
- a CDS encoding Gfo/Idh/MocA family protein, which codes for MTQPGKTDTPFRWGILGTGYIAAEFAKDLALLEDADLVAVASRDTADASRFAAAHGVPRSYGTYGELLADPDIDAVYIATIQSAHHDVTLLALQSGKPTLVEKPFTVNAEQAFDVISAAQKGGVFLMEAMWTRFVPHIVDLRMLLSAGGLGDVRTVIVDHADRVEDGSQRIFDPLRAGGALLDLGVYCVSFASMVLGSPSQIAAVGCLTNGVDSQTSAVLSHANGSQAVLTTSLEAKGTNRAAIIGTEARVEIDGKFYVPSSFSVIWPDGRTERHGYTRIGQGLRYQAHEVARCVRAGLVESPAMPLLETLQIMRTMDQIRSQIGVVYPDDHRQG
- a CDS encoding LacI family DNA-binding transcriptional regulator, yielding MVSNPSGERPATILQVAMLAGASKATVSRVLNGYPTVNPEIVKQVRNAIDELDFNPSATARNLSLGRTQTIGVFVPDLENRSRPVECGVSRHRAGQLV
- a CDS encoding aldo/keto reductase translates to MKTRHVGDTPVSAIGLGGVHWSITDHLDVDQSIRTIHAALDAGIRLIDTARAYTTLVDESHNEDVVARALAGHPLRDEVLVATKGGHFRAGPSDFPVDGRPRTLRAHCEASLRHLRVERIGLYQLHHPDPSTPIEESMQTLVELQQEGKIRMIGVSNVNAQQLRAAQSVGAIVSVQNEFSPHKTDDSPMVAECDRTGVTYLAYSPLGGSSRSGSLGELSPALAAAADNRKVSVQRIALAWMLALSPTIIPIVGTRRAESAVDSAAATELDLGRAEFAAIDAELSSRR